From a single Nicotiana tomentosiformis chromosome 2, ASM39032v3, whole genome shotgun sequence genomic region:
- the LOC104101881 gene encoding thaumatin-like protein 1 yields the protein MAISSALIIHSLIVLIFCEGILGATFTFVNKCDKTVWPGILGTPKLDSTGFELTKGSSRSFQAPTGWSGRFWGRTGCNFDDSGSGTCATADCGSGQMECNGGGATPPATLAEFTLGSGSQDFYDVSLVDGYNLPMMVEVSGGSGPCASTGCNVDLNQKCPTELRVEDGGACRSACDAFRTPQYCCEGAYASPATCSPSVYSQMFKSACPKSYSYAYDDATSTFTCSNANYIITFCPSLPSKKSSTSDGSTDGSGSESGSGSLPDTESGSETGSESGSLPGSESGSGAMGQAMLADGSWLASLATGSSASNQPSRVIQFIPLIVAFVLFISSLLKL from the exons ATGGCTATCTCCAGTGCGTTGATAATTCATAGCCTTATTGTGCTCATCTTCTGTGAAG GTATATTGGGGGCTACGTTTACATTTGTGAACAAGTGTGACAAAACTGTGTGGCCTGGAATTTTGGGCACTCCAAAACTGGACAGTACTGGTTTCGAGCTTACCAAAGGCAGTTCTCGTTCATTTCAAGCACCGACCGGCTGGTCCGGTCGTTTCTGGGGCCGAACCGGCTGCAACTTCGACGACTCGGGAAGCGGTACATGTGCCACAGCCGACTGCGGCTCCGGCCAAATGGAGTGCAACGGCGGAGGAGCCACACCTCCGGCGACATTAGCCGAATTCACACTCGGGTCTGGTTCGCAGGATTTCTATGATGTGAGCTTAGTGGACGGGTACAACTTGCCCATGATGGTGGAAGTGAGTGGCGGGTCGGGTCCATGTGCATCAACGGGTTGCAACGTGGACTTGAACCAAAAATGTCCGACGGAGTTGAGGGTGGAGGACGGCGGCGCTTGTAGAAGCGCCTGTGATGCTTTCAGGACTCCACAATACTGTTGTGAAGGTGCTTATGCTTCGCCGGCGACGTGCTCGCCGTCGGTGTACTCGCAGATGTTCAAGTCGGCGTGTCCCAAATCCTATAGCTACGCGTACGACGATGCCACAAGTACATTCACATGTTCTAATGCCAATTACATCATCACATTTTGTCCCTCTCTACCAAG CAAAAAATCCTCAACATCAGACGGGTCGACGGATGGGTCAGGTAGTGAGTCAGGATCCGGGTCACTTCCAGATACTGAATCAGGGTCAGAGACTGGATCAGAATCCGGGTCACTTCCAGGTTCCGAATCAGGGTCAGGGGCGATGGGTCAGGCAATGTTAGCGGATGGATCTTGGTTAGCAAGTTTGGCTACAGGGAGCTCGGCTAGTAATCAACCGTCGAGGGTTATTCAATTTATACCTCTAATAGTGGCTTTTGTATTATTTATAAGTTCACTTTTGAAATTATAG